TCACAGAGCTGGttcatttctgttggagggtgaagggtgtggcactgggctgctgtagttcatgcagaaaagggGAATCTCTCCCCAcctttctgagaaggccacaTCGGGATCAATCCACACCTGATACCTGGGAAGAATCaatgccattattttctttcGGAACTTAGTAAAGGAGCCAGGCTGTTTTCTACTGGGCTGTTCTATTACTTCCGTTCTCTTCCCTTTTACCACCTTcaccttttcttccttcattccttctgcCAGCTGTGCTTgtggtttattcttggctctgtattcagagatcactgctCTAGGGGTTTTGGAGATCataattctggggattgaacatgtgttggctgtgtacaaggaaaaGACCTACCCTCTCATCTTCCTAAGCCAATTTCATTCAGTAATGTATGCCCTGCTTCTTGTtctctgccccagaggcaggcaagggggagggTAGAAAGGAAacggggacattggtgacaggaaatgggCACTGTGAAcgggtgttgtatattgtatggctgaaactcaatcatggaccacttgtaattgtgaaaaaaaaaactcaactgtATCACAAACAGATTTGAAACCATGATATTTATATAAAGCaattagttaaaatatataagtgaccagagggataatacagtttgcttgtatgtggccagggtgtgatccccagcacatgaagagtaagccttgaacaccaccaggcttagccatcaaaataaacaaacaacacaaaaacatatacatgtatatataaacatataaaactatataaaactgCCTTGCTTCAtataaccaaaacaacaataataagaaaattaagaagaaaatgtcTCCTACTTCCAGAGAGGTAGCTGGTGTTTGAACCAGACTGTGTATGCAGGAACCCAGGGCCATTTTCTCCCCCAGCATAGCCCCCCTAACATCGAGAGTAAAGTCCAGAGCACAGATCTGAGGTAACCCCTGGTCACTGCTGGGCGTGGCCTCCAACCCTCTAAACAGATGTGAAGTGAAGAGATGCAATGTGGGAGACATCCACTGACAGTTTAGTAGCTCTTAAATGTCTGCATCAGCCTCCACTCAGGGGGCTTCCTGTGGCTCTCTCCCATAACTGCACTCGCCCCAAGTTGAAGCACACTCATGGGCCCGTGGCAGAGATGGAAGGAAGGCAGGTTGGTGGGAAGTTGGAAGAGACCAGTGCTGTGTGGacaatgtctgtgtgtgtgaaatgtgagactgtgtgtgtgtttctgtacaAGTGTGATGTGAAACTGTGTCGGTGAGGATCCTCTGTGTGCCCTAAATTAGCTTTCCTCACACCATGGGTTTAGCCCCAACCCCAGGATTAACCCCTCCTTTGGGTTAGCTCTACTGATGATTAGCTCCTCTCCTTAGCCACGCCCCTGCATTTAGTTCCTTCGCTTGAATTTTCCCTACCTCACACCATGGAGTTAGCTTCACCCATGAGATTATTCCCATCTCACTCCATGATTTAGTCCCTCCCCTGATACTAGCTGCTCCTTAAATTAGCTCCCTCACACCATGGGTTACCCTGACCTGGGATTAGCTGCTCCTTTGGGTTAGCTCCACCTACATTATGGGTTAAGCTCCTCCCCTTAATTAGCCAAGCCTATGTCATGAGTTTATGACGGGCCTGGAGTTAGTCCTTCCCCATGAATTAGCCCCACCTCGCTCCATGGATTTAGTCCCACCCCTGGGATTAGCCCCATCACACACCATGGGATTAACCCTGCCAGTGCCAGTTCCTGTAGCTATGGGGAAAGAGTCCTTGGAGGCTTTCACACGTATGTGCTCAGGCATACTGTACAAGCGCTGTCCTGTCCTTGGTTGCCCAGagtgtcccataaattcttacATGGCCTGGAATCCAGGCAAACCCCACAGCCTGGTGAGCTCTGAGGAATTATCTAGAATGTGAGCCTCCCTGTGGTTCTGAGTGAGGCACCCTGTCTTACTGCAGTAGGGCCTCTTGGAGGTTGCAACATCAACCACAGTTTGTGCAAGCTTCTCGGGCAGCCCCTGGGCCTCTGCTTCCAGAGCGCCTGCCAGCCCCAGATCCTCTCTGTTTCTTGCCAGGCCTCCTGTCCCATGTTTCAAGAGAGCAGTTCCTGTTACCTGGGACACATCCAGTGCCCTTGTATTGCTACCAGCTCCCTCACTATCCCCCAGGCCACAACCACCATATGTGGTTTCTCAATTCTGTCACCAGGGCCAAGGGATTGCCATTCTTGTTTCACTGTATTCCACAAGGGGTGACATCATTTGATATTTATGagtgtctttgtgtctttgtgagTGTGTTCATGTGTCCTtttttctgagttatttcacttgtgactcttctttttttaaaaaaatatctttatttaaatactttgattacaaatatgatttgggtttcagtcatataaagaacactcattcttatcaccagtgtcccaaatctcccttctctcttaccccctgcctgtatttgagacagagtttctacttccctcattcattcacattgttatgatagttatcagtgtagttatttttctaactgcactcaccactctttgtggtcagcttcatgtcatgagctgcaccttccagcccttatctcttttgtttctgagaattattgaaaaaatgtctttcatttttcttaaaactcatagatgagtgagactattctgtgtctatttctctccctctgacttatttcattcagaataatagattccatgtacatccatgtataggaaaaagtTGTGACTCTTCTGATTTCATCCAGGTTACATTGAACTATAGGACTTTAGTATTCCACTGCCTACATAcaccacaacttttttttttttttaccacacccagaagtttccggggcttacttctggctttgctttcACCCCTGACTGAGGTCACAGGGTGGAAGGAGAATTCAGCCTTTGTTATCTCCCCTGTCTTATCCAGTTTGACACGCAGCACAGGATCGGCTGTCCCCTCCTTGGCCAGCAGGAAAGTGTTCCTCCTGCCACTGGACCGACACATCAGGGTCACATTGTCCCCTGGGTTCACTGGGGGTCCTGGGTCCATTGGGAGGGATGGAGTGTAGTGGAGCTGTTTTAGGCGAGGAAGGGGTGAGGGTCCCAGGTCAGAGTCAAGTCCCAGGGCCTCTCTCTAGGCCCCTCACTCTGGATTTTCATCCCTCCCTACAAGGGTCCCAAAAGCTTTATCCTACCATCACCCCAACAGGGTCTGATCAGAGCTGGGGTTTCTATAGAGTCATGACCCTCACCTGCCACTAGGATGTCCACGGGGTCACTGGGCTCCGACCATAGGGAGGTGAAGCCGGTTCTCCCAATGCAGCGATATCTGCCGCCATCGGAGGCGCTCACAGGACCCAGTGTGAAGTTGGCCTGAGAGAATCCAGCCTGGGAATGGTGGTCAGGGTGCTGGCGAACGGCATGACTTTCCTCCATGTACTGAGCAAAGGTGTCATAGGCGACCTTAGAGTGACACTGCAGGGTCGGGATCTGTCCTGGGCTCACAATCTGGCCCTTTGAGCTCAGCAGGGAGGGTCTTCTAGATGTACCTGCAGGGACAGGACAGCAGGTGACACTGTCCCCCAAGCCTCTGTGTCTGTGCTCCAGACTCCTATGATTCCTCACCCACCCTGCTCACATGGGCTTCTCTCTGAGCAGACCCCAAGAATCTGATAGAGCTGAAAATCTGGGTGGACCAGGATGAGCCTCACCTGAGACCAGGAGCTGCAGCGGGTCGCTGGGGAGAGACCACACCTGGGGTGTGTCTGAGAAAAGGTCTTAACGCTGGAAAGACCGACCACCTGCGGTCAGGGGTCACGGAGCACACTTTGATTAAGGCCTGGCGCCCCCCACTGGAGAGTCGTTGTTAGCCAAGTTTTCTGAGTGTCTCAAGGTCTCCCTCCGGAGTCAGGACGAATGTGTCAAATCCCAGCCATGAATCACACTGCAGGGTCACGGTCTCCCCTGAGGCCACAACAGGGCTCAGAAAGGCTGAGAGGGATGGTTTGCTGTGGAGGCCTAGGAGGGAACAGGGGTTCCAGGGTCACCCTCACACTTTGAGggtgaatctctctctctctctctgttgccAGATGAGGGCAGCACCTGAGTCCCGGGTGAGTCTCACCTGTGACCACCAGCTCCAGGGGGTCACTGCTCTCTGACCAGCCTGCAGGGCTGACATAGGAACATTGGTAAGTCCCTGCATGTGATTCTGTGATGTAGAGGACAGAGAATTTGGCCTTGTCCCCCGGCTGCAGTGTTAAGTAAGTCTCCCAGGGTGGTGAGATTCCTGTTTTAACCAAATGGAACTGCTGGACCCCCACGTTCCCCTGACACCAGAGGGTCACAGGGCTATCCCTTAATACCACAGAGCTTGGCTCAGCCCAGAGGATGGGTCTGGGGACGGTCCCTGAAAGGAAGCAGAAACTGGTCACAGATATGTCCCAACTCTGACTGTCATGCCAGAACCCCCCATATCTTCCACCCACACCCCAAAATGTGGTTTCCTGTATCAGTTGTAGTCTCTGTCCTGTGGTCACTGAGACCTGGGTTACACTCACTTGCATTCACTAGGATCCTGATGTCCACACTCAACCCTGGAGGGAGAGACCATATGACACTGTTCTGAGTCCTGAGGGAGCCTCCTCCCAGGGACCCCAAGTCCAGTTTCCTCTGAAGCTTACCCAGACAGAGCAGGGCCAAGAGGGAGGTCATGGCGTCTCCTTCTGTCCTGTCCATGCGCTGGAGGGACTCGGTGCCCACAGGACAGACATGGGGTGTGTCAGTGGGCTGGTTCTGTTGATCACAGGGTGTCACATCAGAGCCTTAGAAAGGGGAACTGCCTCCCCGGAACCTGGCTTTGTTTGAGGGGAGAGGCTGAGATGCGACCTCCCTAAATTGCTGCTTCCAGGGCTCTGTATGGACCTTTTCTTCCCCTCACCCAGAGTATGCCCCTCCTCAACACTAGATTTTTCTGGGTCCTCACTCTGGACAGAGTCTCTGAGAGCAGCGTGTGCAGTTGAAAATCATGAGAACCCCTATGTGAACCTAGGTGTTGGGCAGAAATCCAGGGGATCCCCCCTTTACCctcacttcctttttcctccccagTACCTCCCTGCATCCCCACTTGCAGGGCAGGACTTTGTCCCCATTCTTGTCATGGATCCTGCTCCATGTGGTGACCTCAAGAAGGCAGGGACATTGATTGGAAAGTTCCTGTGGCCCCACCATAGGGATGAACAGCTGTGACcctttctgagcctcagtttccctgagtGTCCTGGTGTCCTGGCACCTCTCCTGGCTGTGGTGTGACTGTGCAGAAGTTAGTTCCTGATCAGGAGTAGGAGTCAGTGGGGGACAGGAAGGAAACAGTTTGACTCACCTGGGGTGATGGTCCCCATGATACTGACCAACATCACTTACTGTGGGACCAACAGGAAGCTCGTATTCTCTAACAAAGCAAGACCAGAAACCCAGACTCCCCAGTACGAGCTCAAGTGGGATACAGAACCTGACTCAGGGTCGCACTTTGGGACCCACACTCAGAATTCCAGGAGAGGCCACACCCGGGGGGGTGCAGTAAAGGAACAAGTACCTTGTCCTTGTGTGTCTAGAGGACACCAAAAACACGACCTGCGTTtgtccctgaccctgccagaCTCACAGGCCCCACGGTCTCCCTCAGCCCCTCACAGTTGGGACCCTGCCTTGTTAGACACTGATGTGAACTTTGGACATGGGGTGGGAGCCCCCTAGTGGCCTAGACCATTATCGCTTCAGAGAGCCTGTGTGGGAGCAGAGGCTTCTAGAACAGTCCCAAGAGGGGTGTCTGGTTCTGACACAGGTTTACCAAGTCCTGGCAgtcttttcctcattttcagAAAGCGATTTAGCAGGAGAGTGAGGGCACTGAACTCCAGCCTCCACTTACCCTTATCCCCACACCCAAGTTTTCCCCTCCTGTCCTTAGAGCCTCGTAGCCAgacagacttttttattttttattcttttttttttttttttttgtcacactggcagtgctcctgAGTTAtaccaggctctgcactcagaaattgctcctggcagactcaggggactataggagATGCAGGGGATAAAACCCGGGTCCTTtccagattggtcacatgcaatcaaatgccctactgctctgttaTCATTTCATTTCGAGTCCCACAGATAGCCTTGTCACAGAGTCCTGCTCTGTGAGGGGACCAGAGGAGATTTAGTCTATGAATGATGGGTCTGTCTGTTCCCATACATGCCCATCTCCCAGTTCGGAGCTCAATACCCACCTCTTGCTTCCTCAGGGGCAGTCCTTGCCAACAGAAAATAGTAACAAATGTTTTCCTTTCGGGCTGAGGCAGTTCTCTGAGGAGAGGATTGGCTGGGTTGACCCCACCAGGACTGACTCTGTCAGCAAGTTGGGACTCTGGAGGCAGAATTGAATTTTTCAGAGTAGGGAGGTGTCATACAATCACACCTCAGAGCAGAGCCAACTCTGAGGCTCAGCAAGGTTGGACAATGGGAAAGGACACCAGAACAGAGGGTTACTGCAAGCATTGTGGGGACCCTGGAAGATAGACCCTGACACTACCCATGTCAGGCTACATGTGCATGACTGAGGGGATCAGTTAGGATTCACTTTATTCCAACATGACCTGAGCATGAAGATTGTGTGACCCATCCCTATGGAGATTTATCTGTTGGAATATAAGCAAGTGCTCATAGTCAGTGATGCAGGAAAACCTGAGAAAGATCAGTGGGGATTTTGTGTATGAGAAACCTATGGGGGAGGCCATGATGAAGGATCTGGAATGTGGCCATTGAAGAATTGGTATTTCTGGCTCCCTCAGAGTCCCTAAGGCTCCTCAGACTCCCTAAGACTCCCTCAAGATCACTTAGGTTCCCTGAACTATCTTAGACTTCTCACATTTACACACAAGATACCAGAAACCAAGAACATGGGAACCCAATTGGACTTTGGTGTTTTACAAGTCTATAAAAGACAAAGTAGGCCAAATCCTTCAAACCACACTAAAGAAAGTGCATCAAAATATAGAatttcacaaaatataaaattccacAAAACATAGAGGCAATCAAGTGAAACATCCTCTGTAACAACAGAAAATTTAATGTGTTTAGGATCTTCTTTCTATAAGATTCAATTGAGGAACCatttataaagtttaaattttgAGGACAATTTGTCAGGTGCATAAAAGGGCTGGAAATATTGAGATTCCCAGAGAACAGGAGAGGAGGCCTGTGTTTACATGAGTTCCTGGAGGAAGGCAAAGGAAGATTTGTTTGAGCTAGATAACAGTAGAAAGAACCAGCAGTGTTGGCACTAGctggttttcatttgtttttggcagttttcttattttttaaattttgtatttgtttatttatgtttgatttgtttttggccaacagtcagtgatgctcaggggttactcctggctctgcattcagaagttactcctggcaatctgagggaccatatgcgatgccaggaattgaatctggtccCTCCTGGTTttggcctcattcaaggcaaactccctaacactgtgctatctctctggccccaattagcCAGTTTTCATTTGGCCTATTTCCCgctcttgggggtgggctttgttttcctAATAAAAAGAATGCCTGGGAAACCTGGAggagaagctgccatcttggctcaccATTGCATTTGATGAAGTGGCTGGCTTGTGGGTATACAGCTTTTGGTGTGAGTTCCTGGCCTGTTACTTTTCCAATCGTGTGTGGTTTATTTGGTGCATTGGAATTGCAACCGGGTTTGTGTCTCTGGTCCTACCTGAATTGGAGGTATGGGAATCTCTTTTCCTCACTTGGGACTGTGGAACACTCAACCAACAATTTCACACAGGAAGTGCTCAGGTGTAGGAAAAGAGAACAATCCATATGCCTTAGcagttttttgttagtttgttttggggacacaccaggcagcactcagtattactactggctctgtgctcagaaatcgcccctgggaggctcatggatccatatgggatgctgggatttgttaCGTTAatcccttaggatggacttggatggtggatggaggcctttctctgccatcccaggccacgtggctccgcaacccccattcagctggcgggtcccaggtttaggtaaacggcagaatcagactcatccagaaacaggcatcaggaagtatcagttttattcataccctatccaccacatgtgtggcctatatcataaccaattaagcattcagccattcttagctagccctgcgtcttaactcctttcagccatcttccctttgacctccatgctggccaaagaccaaaagggcctaaTCACCTGGGtaaaaggccttatataaccttccaaaaccactccccggaatgggaggggtcttgcaggtaaggttacacgtaatatccggtccccaagacccctcccaaaaatgggtgggtctcaggtagatacacctaaatctaGGTGGAGTcaagggattcaaaccaccattcattttggatcagctgcatgcaaggcaaatgccctactgccgtgttatctctccagccccaacaattttTGGTTAATAAAAGAAACGACAACAGCTTGTGGGGTTACTGgttttgtctgtctctgtcaaTAAAATCTCACATGGTTTCTCAATGGATTTTATGAATTCAGCATGTCTGATTGATAGTGAAATGCGATCGTTTCACCTTCTAGGTGTGACGTTTTTCCATAGATAAAAGGCAAGGATGGAAGAGGAAGCGTGTCTTTTGTTCCTACTTCATGCAACTGTTAGCAGGGTGATCTGTAGACTGAAGTCAGGGTAAAGTGGGAACTTTTAAAGTGTTTTCTCCCTTTAAGTGTGCATTTAATTATTTTGCAGAGTGCCTTCTGGTTGAAACCCATCTCGTTAGTGTTCAGGGTTGGAACAGAGAGTTTGGATTTCAGAACAGCTGACCATGCAAAGAATACCAATATGAGAGAGAACCCCATTTGACAGCTGGAAGGATAGCATGgcgtaggatgtttgccttgcgtgcagctgattCAAGACAAACAATAGTTTGAATCGCAGCATCCATTATGGtgacccgtgcctgccaggagcaattcctgaacgcAAAGCtcaggatatatatgtatatatatatatatatatatatatatatatatattgatatattgatatatatattgagagagagagaactccgCTTGCTCTCTTGAAGACCAATTGAGTTTGACTGCAATCTGCTGCATATTGTGGAGAAGTAAAAGTTCATGAGAGCCAGATTGTACACAGAAAATACTAGCACATGAGCCTGTGTAGGCCCATGTCTTCCTCGTAAACCCACCTTGGGCCTCGC
This window of the Suncus etruscus isolate mSunEtr1 chromosome 14, mSunEtr1.pri.cur, whole genome shotgun sequence genome carries:
- the LOC126028686 gene encoding leukocyte immunoglobulin-like receptor subfamily A member 6, which produces MGTITPGSHRGSHDFQLHTLLSETLSRNQPTDTPHVCPVGTESLQRMDRTEGDAMTSLLALLCLGLSVDIRILVNARTVPRPILWAEPSSVVLRDSPVTLWCQGNVGVQQFHLVKTGISPPWETYLTLQPGDKAKFSVLYITESHAGTYQCSYVSPAGWSESSDPLELVVTGLHSKPSLSAFLSPVVASGETVTLQCDSWLGFDTFVLTPEGDLETLRKLDTPQVWSLPSDPLQLLVSGTSRRPSLLSSKGQIVSPGQIPTLQCHSKVAYDTFAQYMEESHAVRQHPDHHSQAGFSQANFTLGPVSASDGGRYRCIGRTGFTSLWSEPSDPVDILVAGPPVNPGDNVTLMCRSSGRRNTFLLAKEGTADPVLRVKLDKTGEITKAEFSFHPVTSVRGESKARRGLARNREDLGLAGALEAEAQGLPEKLAQTVVDVATSKRPYCTSWSPKQTRPRVDVCLGAI